Part of the Gemmatimonadota bacterium genome is shown below.
CTGCCGGACAGGATGTGGTCCCCGTCCGCGGGATCGATCCAGAAGGACTGGTGGTCGCCGTGCACGTCGCGCGCGATGCGCTCGAAGGTGCGCCCGCCGTCCGTGGAGCGGGACAGCCCACCCGACAGCGTGAACAGGATGTTCTCGTTGCTCGGGTCCACGAAGACGTCCGAGTAGTAGAACGGGCGGAAGTTCAGGTTGCGGTCCGCGTTGACCATCCGCCAATGCTCCCCGTAGTCCTCGGAGCGGAAGAGCGTGCCCGCGGTCGGATACTCGGTGATCAGGTAGACGATGTTGGGGCTGGACTGCGCCACGCTCAGCCCGATGCGGGCCATGGGCTCCTGCGGCGTGGTCGTGATCTTCTTCCAGGTGTCGCCGCCGTCGCGCGAGACCCAGAGCGCGGTCTGCTTGCCGCCGTCGTCGAAGCGCCAGGGCCGGCGCCGGAACGTCCACATGCCGGCGTAGACGTTGCGCGGGTTGGAGAGGTCCAGGTCGATGTCGGAGCAGCCGGTGTCCTGGTCCACGTAGAGCACCTTGGTCCAGGACTTCCCGGCGTCGGTGGTCTTGAAGACGCCGCGCTCCTCGTTGGGCCCCCACTCGCGGCCCAGCGCGCACACCAGCGCCACGTCCGGATCGCGCGGGTCCACCACGATGCGCTTGATGCGCTCGGTGCGCTCCAGGCCCAGGTGGCTCCAGGTGGTCCCGCCGTCCGTGGAGCGCCACACGCCCTTGCCGTAGGAGACGGAGTTGCGCGGATCGCCCTCGCCCGAGCCCAGCCACACCACGTGGTGGTCCGAGGGGGCCACGGCGAGCGCACCCACCGAGTAGACCTCCTCGTCCTGCCACTGGCCGGTGAAGGTGTTCCCGCCATTGGTGGTCTTCCAGACACCCCCGTCGGCGCCCCCGACCCAGAAGGTCTTGGGGTCTCCCGGAACGCCCGCGATCGCCGTGACCCGCCCGCCCATGTTCACGGGCCCGATCTCCCGCCAGGAGAGGCCGGCCAGGGCATCTTCGGGGGTGAGCGGGCCCTGCTGGGCGGCGAGCGCGGCGGGGGACAGGAGGAGGCTGAAGAGGGTCAGGACCCGGCCCAGCGGACGGGTGGGACTACGGCGGCGGTACCTCATGGTCGAGCTCCGATCGGCGAACTGGGGACGAATGGCTCCAGTGTAGGGGGTGGAGGGGCTGGGGGTAAGGCGGGGCGATGGGGGACTCAACGCCGCTACCATCAAGCCCGGTCGTCCGCCGATGACCGAGCCTCGCCGCGAAAGTGGTCCACCACGGCGCTGGAGGCGAGCAAGACCCTACCAGGCATCCGGGTCGACGCGTTCGCAGGCTTCCTCGATCGCTGCGGCGACGTCGTCGGCTACGCCACTCTCCCACGCGCCTCCGTACTTCAACAGAGCGGCACCGGGCGTGCCCTTGGGCGGGGCGACGGAGAGTGAACGGGCATACTCCAGAACCCGGCGTCGCTCCGACTCGTCGAGCCCGCGAAGCTCGTCGACGATCTCGTCGGTGGTCGATCGCTCGATCATGTCCACACCTCATTCGAGAAATGCGGTTCCAGAGGCCGGTTCGCGCCAAGAATCTAACCCTAGCCGCGTCCCGCTTGCTGCGCACGATGGGCCCGCCGGATACGAATCTGGGCCCACCAGCGAAGCGCGCCTTTCTGGGGCCCTGCGGCAGTGGTCTACCGGCCCAAGAGACCGCTCGAGGGGAACGATCCTCCCCAGCCGGGGCTCCCTGTTGATGGAGTCCAAGCGAACGTCTCCCCATTGCGTCCCCGCAGGCGACGGGGGGCGCCGCCTCAGCTCGGGTCGGGAGCGAATACCGTGGCACGTCAGCGCTGTCTCCACATCCTCGACGATGTAGCCGCTCGCCGCGACGCCCTGCTCGCCCGACTCGCGGCACAGCCTGCCGCGTCCCTGACGCACAAGGATCCGCCGGATGGTTGGTCGCCTCTCGAGATCGTCGAGCACCTCGTGCTGGCCGAGCGCTCGGTGTTTCGCGACCTGGACGCACTCGCCGACCTGGAGGAGGCTCCGCAGCGGCTCCGGGGTCGGCTCCTGCGACTGCTGGTGGTGGTCATCCTGCGCGGGCCGTTCCGGGTGCGGGTGCCCACGCGCTCCATGGTTCCCAGCGGGAGCTGGTCGCTGGAGGAATGCGGCCTCGAATGGCGGAGGAATCATGCGCGGCTGCGCGCGTACGCGGAGTCCCTCCCGGAGGCCGGGTTCCAGCGAGCGATCTTCGCCCACCCGGTGAGTGGTCCTCTTACCGTGTCCCAGGCGATCCACCTGATGAGCGTCCACCTGGGCACCCACGAGCGGCAGCTCGACCGTCTGCTCTAGCGTGCCCGCGCGCTCGAAGGGGTGTCGAGCCACGATCGCGTGCGGCGCCGCCTACCGCACTGGCGGCGCATGGGTTCTCGTGGGTGGGAGGGCGGCGGGCGGGAACGCCGCCGCCCCCCCGTCTCAGTTCACCCGCTGCGTGTAGTCGACGGCGTCGTTGGTGGCGTCAGGATCGGGCTGCTGGCCCTGCACCGTCCAGGTGCTGGTGTGCAGGCCGACCGTGAGGCCCTCGAACGTGACCGTGACGTCCACCTGGCCGCCGCTCGGCACCGGGCCCACGGCGCAGGTCACCACGCCGCCCGTTGCCGTGCAGGTGGCCCCGGTCGCGGAGACGAACCCCAGACCGGTGAGCGGCGTCGAGACCACGGTGGAGCCCGAGGACTCGGTGGGTCCGGCGTTGGTGACCCGGAACACCGTGTTCATGACGTCCCCCACGAACTGGTTGTCTTCCTGGGAGACCTGGAGCAGGGACAGGTCGGCCTCGCCGTCATTGTCCTGGATGGTCGCGTCGATCGGGGCGGCGTTGGGGTCGTTGTAGCGCGGGTCCGGGCTGGTCATCCGGTGCTGGACCTGATCGGTGTGCAGACCTTGCACGGCCGCATCGTCGATCGCGCGCACGGTCAGGCTGCGCGGCAGCGCCCAGTCGGTGGGGGTGACGGTGAACGGCGGGGACACGAGCAGCTCGCCCTGTTGGGCGGTGGGCGTCACGGTGACGTCCGACGTCGGCGCGGCGTCCCCCAGGCACGCCGAGTACGTCCGGGGAGACCCACCCTCGGCCAGCACCACGGAGGAACGCGTGGCATACAGGCGGTCCGGCCCGGGCTGGTAGCCGGCCAGGGCCAGGACCCCGTCGGGGTTGTGGAGCCGCCAGGCGCGGGTCGCGTCCAGCGCGAAGCCCTGGAGGGTGCCGAAGGCGCCCCTAGCCAAGGGCGTCTTGGTGGTATGCGTGTTGTCGGTCAGGATGGGGATCACCTGCCCGCAGACGCCGCCCTGGAACGGCGCGACGGTGACGGCGCGTAGCGTCCCGTCGTAGTGGACGTTCTCGCTGACCACGATCCGGTCGTACCGATCCGGCGTGGTCCCTCCCACCTCGGCGGTGACTTCGCTCTGCGCGTCCAGGACGAGACTGCTCATGGTCAGCGTCCCATAGCGGGGAGAGATGCCCAGCACGGTCGGGCCCGGCGTGCCGGGCGAGAGGGTACCGCCCGTGGAGAGCACCCGGTCGAGCGTCCCCCGACCCCGTAGCGTGGCGTGATCGAGCACGAGCTGGCCCGTCATGCGTCCAGAGCCCGAGATCGTCATGGTGCCCTCGTGGATCTCGAACTCGGACCCGGGCTCGGCGGTGATGAGGCCCGTGTGGATCAGCGTGCTGGGCGTGCCCGCAGGCCCGCTGGCGTCGACGCGGACCTGGCCCTGGTCCGCCACCGAGATCGTGCCCGTATTGGTCACGTGGGTCTCCTCGCCAAAGACGGCCGTCAGCACGAGATCGCCGCCCCCGACCGACGTGATGGTGCCGTCGTTGGTGAACCGTCCGGGTGCCGCGGGAGGCCCACTGGCACTCCACATGATCATGAAGTCCCCCCAACGTCCGCTCGCCGGGACGGTCACGAGCTCGATGGTGCCGGAGTTGCGCACCTCGGCGTTGGGCATCTGGAACCAGAGGAAGTTGCCATGAGTGAGGTCGGCGTCCACGCGGAGGCGAACGCCGGGGCCGATGTCGGTGTCGATCCACGTGCCGCCCTCGACCTGCACGTGCCCGTCGAGCGCAGGATCGTTGAACCAGAGATGCTGCACGTCACCCAGCGCGAGGAGCGGCAACGCAGGGTTGGCGGTGTTGACCGGGAGCGTGCCGCCGTCCCAGACGAAGTCGCCGAAGCGGTCGACCCGGATCGGAGCCGAGCCGCCGATCGTTCCCCCGGTCTGCCGGAACGCACCGCCACGGGGAGCAGAATAGGCGCCGTTCGTGTGCGCGGTCACCTTGATCGTGTCCGCGCCCGAAGTGAGCAGGATCCCGCGATTCTCGAAGTCGCGACCCTCGGTGTCCCCCAGCTCGCCCAGGACCACGAAGCGAGCAGGGCCGGCCACGCTCATCCAGCCCAGGTTCAGGATGGAGCGGAAGTGCCACTGCGTGGGAGGCGTGCAGCCGCACCCGTTCTCGATCTCCACCACGCCGCGGTTCTCGAACCAGTCGGCGTCCGGGAGCACGACGCCGGACGCGGGCGGACTGCTTCCCAGGTGGACGGTCTGGGCTCCGTCGATCTGCAGGCGCGAGCCCGCTTCGACCACGATGCCCTCGTCGACCAGGAGGCTGTGCTCCAGGCGCAGCGTGGCCGTGGCACCGGCGCCGCCCACCTGCACCAGCGTGGTCAGCACGTCGTAGTCCGCCGTGACCGTGTAGGTCCCCGGAGCGTCGATGCAGACGTTGTCCGTCAAAGAGGGAGCGCCGGCCGGGGACCAGTTCCCCGCATCGTACCAGTCCCCGTCCACCCCGCTCGCCCAGGACCGGGTACAGGTATAGCCGGGCACCAGCGTCCGGGCGGCGGTCAGCGCAGGGCGGTCCTCCAGGGGAGCCGGCGGGGCGTCGGGACCGACGGGTTGATCCTGACAGGCGGTGGCGCCGAGAACGAGCAGGACCAGGGCGGTGTGGCGCGGCATGGTGGGTGTCCGGGGACGGGTCGGGAGCCACCGGGGCGGTGCCTCGTCTCACGGGTCCCGGCGACGGAAGGGCGGCGGGTTGGACATGGGACGGGCCCACCACCGTTCTGCGAGGCCGGAGCCGCGACCCGTGACGCGCGCTGCGGGCTGCCCCCTACCCGAGCTCCTGCGCCAGCCCGATCAGAATCCCCTCGGGTCCCCGGATGTAGCAGAGCCGGTAGGCGTCCCGGTACTGGACCACCCGGTCCACCACCTCGGCCCCGAGCGGACGCAGCCGGTCGAGGGTCGCGTCGAGGTCCTCCACCGCGAACATGACGCGCAGGTAGCCGAGCACGTTCACGGGCGCGTTGCGATGGTCGGCGGCCACGGGTGGGGAGAGGAAGCGGGACAGCTCCAGGCGGCTGTGCCCATCCGGCGTGCGCATCATGGCGATCTGCACGCGCATGTCCTCGAGGCCGGTCACCCCCTCGGCCCAGTCGCCCTCGACGGAGGCGCGCCCCTCGAGCTCGAGACCGAGGGCGGTGAAGAACTCCACCGCGGCGTCGAGGTCCTCGACCACGATGCCCACGTTGTCCATGCGCCTGACGGTCATCGTCGCTCCAGGGGGGCGGAGTGGCTCGGCGTGAGAAAGATCAGGCGAGGCCTACGCCGCCCAGCGGCGTGGTGACGAAGCGCGCTCCGAATCCCTCGATCATCGGACGGCCTTTGCGGATGGCCTCCTGCACCGAGGGGAGCGACAGGGAGGCCTGGTGACTCTGCTCCGTATCCCACACCTCGGTCACCCAGAGGGCGTTCTCGTCCTCCGGGTCCTGGGCCACGATGTAGCTCCGGCAGCCGGGCATCCCCTGCAGCCCCTCCAGCAGGATCCCGGCGAGCTCGTCCCGCTTCCCCGGAACCGTGATCATCTTTCCGATCAAGCCGTACATGCGGACACCTTCTGGCGGGGGTGATGGTGCTCGATGCATCGATCCTGCACCGGATGTCGGTGCGCGGCCAGAGGTGGGAGTCGGCGACGGGCCTGGAGGTGATGCATCGCGGGATCCGGAGGATGCGGTGTGCGGCCTCTGCGTCCGACATCCTTCGGTGCCGAGGGGACCGATCCGCAGCGTTGCGGAGAGAGGGTGTCCCGAGCCAGGGCAGCGCCGGCCCGGCGTGGTTCCGGCGCGACGCCACGGGAGCCCTGTAACGACGGGATTCGTGGCGCAGGCGCTGCGCCGAAGCCGCGTCGGCATGCCTCCTGCGCGCGATTCGGGCCCGTCCTCCTCGCGTCGGTCCCGTCCGCCGCGACCGGGCACCCTGGATCCTGGAGCTTCACCGATGTCTCTCCGCGCCCGCCTTCTCCCGATTCTCGTCCTGCCGATGCTGGCGTTCGCGGCGTGCGACTCCGACGGGACCTCCACCCTCGATGACGGCCCGACCCGCCTCTCGGTGTACCTGACCGACGCGCCCGGGGACGTGGCCGCGGTCTGGGTGGACGTGGCCGAGATCTACTTCCAGGGCGGGCCCGGCGGGCGTACCTCCGTGCTCGAAGAGCCGACCGGTCTGATCGAGCTGACCGCGCTGGCGGACGAGACCCGTCTGCTGGTGGGCGACCTGCAGCTCGATCCCGGTATCTACCGGCAACTGCGGCTGGTCCTGCGGGCCGCGGTGCTCGAGGCCACGGACGGGCAGGTGTACGCGTTCGGCGGAGCCGAGCACCCGGACGGGCTGCCGGTTACCGGCGACCTGCAGTGCCCGAGCTGCAGCGGGAGCGGCCTCAAGATCAAGCTGGCCGGCGACGCGGTGGAGCTGACCGAGGGCGGCAACGCAGTGGTGCTGGACTTCGACGTGAGCCAGAGCTTCGGCCACGCGGCGGGGCGCTCCGGCAAGTGGATCATGAGCCCGGTCATCCATGCCGTGCGCACGCCGGACAGCGACGACCCCGAGGCGCCCGATGCGGGCGGCAGCATTGTGGGGACGGTGGTGCTCGCCCAGGACGAGGCGGGCAGCCCCGTGCAGATCCCGCAGTGCCCCGAGGGCACGGACCGCTCCCTCGCCGACTTTGTGCCCGCGGCGGTGGCGCTAACGCTGGCGGACGGAGACGGCTCCCCGATCGTGCGGACCGGCGTGGTCGGCGAGGGCAGTGCCTTCCGCATCGCACCGCTCGATCCAGACACGTACACGCTGGGCGTGCAGAACCTGGAGCTGGACGCGTTCACGCTGGAGTGGACGGCGACCGTGGAGCCGGGTGAGGTGAGCGTAGGTGAGGGGGAGCGGGTGGAGGGGGTGGTGTATACGGTGACGGGGGCGGGGTGTGTGGCGCGGTGACGGTAGGATGACTCCCGCCGGGGCGCACACCTGTAGGTGATCGCCTTCTCAAACTGCGTAATATGGTGCCAGGTCGCGCTATTGCTCCAAGGCCGCGCCTATCGTACGTCGCAAAGCCTACCCAACCACGCCTCGCGAGGAACTCGGCGTCGCCCAGACCACGGCACCGCATACTACGATGGCCTCGACGCCTCCCGAGGTTCACGACCTCCCCCGGCGCGATTCGCCATCACTAGAACGCGTTTACTTACCTTCCGCGGGGCGTCTCTCGGCGGACGGACCGGACATTGGATCGCCAGGGAGGCGGAGCGCTGGGGACTAAGAGCAGACCCCCAAGGCGCGAGCGGTTCATAGGACTCACCGAAGGCCGCCCTGCGTGGCTCGATAAGGGTGGATCGATTGGCCTCGCCGTGAGGCTATTGCGGGTGCGACGGGTCCGGGCTGGCGGATCCAGAGCCGGGCGAGCAGAGCTTCCCGCATCGCCGTCGTCCTCTAACTGAGCGTACCGGCGAACGCGAAGAAACTACGCCCTAGCTCGCGCTACCAGTCCTCAAGGCTTACAGCGCCTCAGCGCTGAGCCGCATTGTGCAGAGCGGCCATCAGTCGCCATCGCGCTTCGAAGCGGTACGCCTTGTTCGTCCCGATTGAGCCGAGCGTGGTGGTTGGGCGGCTGCGAGGCACTCCAAGAGCATGTCTCACAATGAACATTGTCAAAGTGACAGTCAGTCGGTCTGGTCTGAGCTCTGCAAATATGGCAACAGCACCTCCCGCAGCTGGATGGCGTCACTGTCGGCGGGTTCGAACTGAAGTACAAACGCGGCGCGCCCAAGCATGTGCTCAACATACCGGGCCCTTGTCTCACCAATCCGCTTCAAGTGAGACCCGAGACCAAACCGTCTCACATAGTGTAGAACCTGTCGCACCTCGCGGCGAACCCGAGGCGGCGTCCGTGCACGAGTGTTAACAACCACGCCAGTGACCTCTTGCCGCCTTGATCGGTGCATCGCCTTCGTCTTGGACTCGTTCAATCTGAGGCCCCCGCTTGCCAAGACGTCGCGCACGAATCGGACTGTCGGGCCGATGTTCACGCCCCCAGATATCGTTATATCATCTGCGTATCGGGTGTAGCGGTATCCAGCGGCGAGGCAATAGGCTCCGATCCGGCGGTCTAGTGACCGGAATAGCAGGTTGGACAGCGCTGGGCTAGTTGGTGCGCCCTGAGGCAAGCACCCATCGAGTGTCGTCAAGTTGGCTAACGCGCCCCCTGCGGAGCGACTGTACCCGAGAGAGCGGAAAAGCCGAAGCACTTGCCTTATGGAGAAGCTTGGGAAGTAGTCCCGAACATCTAGCGAGAGAACTACCCGCTGCCCTTGGTGGAATCGTGCATTCGCCTTGATCCCCAAGCCGGGCACGAACCCTTTTGCGAATCTTGATACTGGGACAAGGTAGAGAATCTGGTCAAGAATCCAGCGTTGGATCTCTTTGAGGCTGGGCAAGGGCTCGGCAATCTCGCGGCGGCCACCAGACCGCTTGGGCACCATGAAACGCCTATACATGCGATCTTGCGCGTAGCAGCACGCGAGGACGTATTCTTGATCGTATCCCACGAGGCCTGCCAAGTGGGTTACGTCGAAGATTACAGGAAGACCCGCACGGTGTAAGCGAAGGCCGTAGGCGAGGCAGGCCGAGACGTACTGTTCGCTCTTCCCACTGAGCGCCGCGCGGGTGCGGAAGCGCACGGCGTAGTCAGACCAGTCCATCATGCCCAAGGGGTGAGGATGCTCAGCACTACGAACTCGCTGTCGTTCCCGGACGCCGGCCACGCCGGCGTCCACGCGAAGCGAAGCGGAGCGCTCGTTGGACCTTCCGGTGCGCGCTCCTGCGCGCAGGCCCGAAGGGCCAGGAATGTCCAACGAGGGTTTTGAAACAGGTTCTTCCTAAGTGAGCGACTCGCTCACCCGGCAGCATTGCTGCCAGCAGGCTAGTGCTGAGCATCCCCCTAGGACCTTGGTAGAGTACCGCCCGGCGGGAGGGTCGGCAAGAACGGGAAGTCGAGTGCTAGCGGATCACAGCGATGGTGATACAGGGGCTCCCACTCCGTCCACCCCTTTTCGGCATTCGACCTCGTAAGTACCTCATGACCTTCATCAGTTAGTTCGAAGCTGCCGTCGGAAGCTCTCGATATCAGGTCTTGCTGGATTCCTAGTTCCAGCAGGTTCACAATCTGATTGGGACGCAACCCTTGTCTAAACAGCGGGGTCATTTCGCCCCGGCGGGCGATCTGACGTAGCAAAGTCGCTAGGTGGTGCGCGGCCGTCATCGGTCGAAGGGTGGGATCCAGCCCACCTCCCCTGTTGGCGTCTTCCAGTAGACCGGAAAAGTGTTATTGGGGCAACGCACTAAGGAGACAAGAGCTTCAGACCTACGGAACCCCCGTTTGTAGGTCCCAGGAACGTTCATCAGCGTCTCGATTCCGTCCATGGTGGAAAGCGCCTCTGTGATGTTGGGCAGAGTCGATGAGTCTGAGATGCCTCTTCGACGCACAATCACGGAGCAGGCCTTTACACCGGCGTTCCGGAGACTGCTCAGTCCGGCTTCCTGAGCAACCAGCGCTCCGACCAACACCTGATCCGTATCGTTTGCGAACTGCGCCGAGAAGTTGGTGCAAGCCGCGAGGGCGGTGTCGCCTGAACCGATGAAGTCATCAACAATAAAGATGAGTGCGTTGCACCGACTCGGTAAACGCTCCCGCACAAGA
Proteins encoded:
- a CDS encoding VOC family protein; the protein is MTVRRMDNVGIVVEDLDAAVEFFTALGLELEGRASVEGDWAEGVTGLEDMRVQIAMMRTPDGHSRLELSRFLSPPVAADHRNAPVNVLGYLRVMFAVEDLDATLDRLRPLGAEVVDRVVQYRDAYRLCYIRGPEGILIGLAQELG
- a CDS encoding putative quinol monooxygenase, translated to MYGLIGKMITVPGKRDELAGILLEGLQGMPGCRSYIVAQDPEDENALWVTEVWDTEQSHQASLSLPSVQEAIRKGRPMIEGFGARFVTTPLGGVGLA
- a CDS encoding DUF11 domain-containing protein, translating into MPRHTALVLLVLGATACQDQPVGPDAPPAPLEDRPALTAARTLVPGYTCTRSWASGVDGDWYDAGNWSPAGAPSLTDNVCIDAPGTYTVTADYDVLTTLVQVGGAGATATLRLEHSLLVDEGIVVEAGSRLQIDGAQTVHLGSSPPASGVVLPDADWFENRGVVEIENGCGCTPPTQWHFRSILNLGWMSVAGPARFVVLGELGDTEGRDFENRGILLTSGADTIKVTAHTNGAYSAPRGGAFRQTGGTIGGSAPIRVDRFGDFVWDGGTLPVNTANPALPLLALGDVQHLWFNDPALDGHVQVEGGTWIDTDIGPGVRLRVDADLTHGNFLWFQMPNAEVRNSGTIELVTVPASGRWGDFMIMWSASGPPAAPGRFTNDGTITSVGGGDLVLTAVFGEETHVTNTGTISVADQGQVRVDASGPAGTPSTLIHTGLITAEPGSEFEIHEGTMTISGSGRMTGQLVLDHATLRGRGTLDRVLSTGGTLSPGTPGPTVLGISPRYGTLTMSSLVLDAQSEVTAEVGGTTPDRYDRIVVSENVHYDGTLRAVTVAPFQGGVCGQVIPILTDNTHTTKTPLARGAFGTLQGFALDATRAWRLHNPDGVLALAGYQPGPDRLYATRSSVVLAEGGSPRTYSACLGDAAPTSDVTVTPTAQQGELLVSPPFTVTPTDWALPRSLTVRAIDDAAVQGLHTDQVQHRMTSPDPRYNDPNAAPIDATIQDNDGEADLSLLQVSQEDNQFVGDVMNTVFRVTNAGPTESSGSTVVSTPLTGLGFVSATGATCTATGGVVTCAVGPVPSGGQVDVTVTFEGLTVGLHTSTWTVQGQQPDPDATNDAVDYTQRVN
- a CDS encoding DUF4382 domain-containing protein → MSLRARLLPILVLPMLAFAACDSDGTSTLDDGPTRLSVYLTDAPGDVAAVWVDVAEIYFQGGPGGRTSVLEEPTGLIELTALADETRLLVGDLQLDPGIYRQLRLVLRAAVLEATDGQVYAFGGAEHPDGLPVTGDLQCPSCSGSGLKIKLAGDAVELTEGGNAVVLDFDVSQSFGHAAGRSGKWIMSPVIHAVRTPDSDDPEAPDAGGSIVGTVVLAQDEAGSPVQIPQCPEGTDRSLADFVPAAVALTLADGDGSPIVRTGVVGEGSAFRIAPLDPDTYTLGVQNLELDAFTLEWTATVEPGEVSVGEGERVEGVVYTVTGAGCVAR
- a CDS encoding DinB family protein, producing the protein MARQRCLHILDDVAARRDALLARLAAQPAASLTHKDPPDGWSPLEIVEHLVLAERSVFRDLDALADLEEAPQRLRGRLLRLLVVVILRGPFRVRVPTRSMVPSGSWSLEECGLEWRRNHARLRAYAESLPEAGFQRAIFAHPVSGPLTVSQAIHLMSVHLGTHERQLDRLL